Proteins found in one Pseudomonas marvdashtae genomic segment:
- a CDS encoding c-type cytochrome, with translation MDGLKGGSLFIGLLCACALTHASAQSQYGLGTQATDAQIASWNIDVAPDGKALPPGRATVADGEKVYMNSCVSCHGVKLEGGVGPALVGGEGTLTTDKPLKTVGSYWPYATTLFDYIRRAMPFQAPQSLSNEQVYAVTGYILHMNKLLDANATVDAATLADVKMPNRDGFYTDDRPDSKAVACMSNCLKAH, from the coding sequence ATGGACGGGCTTAAAGGTGGTTCGTTATTCATAGGTTTGCTTTGCGCCTGTGCGCTGACCCATGCCTCGGCACAATCCCAATACGGTTTGGGCACTCAGGCTACCGACGCGCAGATCGCCAGTTGGAACATCGATGTGGCGCCCGACGGCAAGGCTTTGCCTCCAGGGCGCGCGACGGTGGCGGACGGGGAAAAGGTCTACATGAACAGCTGCGTCAGTTGCCATGGCGTGAAGCTCGAAGGCGGCGTCGGTCCTGCGTTGGTGGGGGGCGAAGGAACCCTGACTACTGACAAACCGCTCAAGACAGTCGGCAGCTATTGGCCCTATGCAACGACGCTTTTCGACTACATCCGCAGAGCCATGCCCTTCCAGGCGCCACAGTCATTGTCCAACGAACAAGTCTACGCAGTGACCGGCTACATCCTGCACATGAACAAGCTGCTGGACGCCAACGCGACCGTGGATGCAGCGACCTTGGCGGATGTAAAGATGCCGAATCGAGACGGTTTTTATACCGATGACAGACCGGACAGCAAGGCTGTTGCCTGTATGTCGAACTGTTTGAAAGCTCACTGA